The Geothrix oryzae DNA window TGCGCGGAGCTGGGCGCCACGGCCACCTGGTTCTGCCTGGGGGACCAGGCCGCACGCCATCCCGGCCTGCTGCGGCGCATCGTGGCGGAGGGCCATGCCATCGGCCTGCACGGACTCACCCATCGGCGCGCGTTCGAGATGAGCCGCACCGAGTGGCGGGCCTCGGCGCGCGACGGCCGGGCTCTGCTGGAGGACCTGTCGGGTCAACCGGTGGTGGGCTACCGCGCTCCGGAGTGGAGCCTGCGGGGGGTGGCCGCGGACTGGTGGCAGGATCTTCCGGAGCTAGGTTTCCGGTACGACTCCAGCCGCGTGCCGCTCTCGGTCATCGGAAATCCGGCCTGGCCCCGGCGTCCCCACCGCCTTCCCAACGGGGTGTGGGAGCTGCCGCCTCCCGTGCTCTGGTCGGGGCCACCCCGGTCGCCGCTCTGGGGCTGGGGGCCGCGGGTGCTGCCCTTCAGCCTCGTGCGCCGGGCTCTGGAGACTCTGGCCGCCGAGGATGCGGGCACGCCCCTGGTGCTGCACCCCTGGGAGCTGGACGAGGGCCAGCCGGACCTGCCCGGCGCCTCGTTCGGCCACCGGTTCGCGCACAGCGCCGGTCTGCGGGGTCACGCGGGGCATCTGCGGGACCTGTTCGCGGGGTTCCGCCTCACGACCCTCGAAGCCTGGGTGGAGGCCCGATGAAGGACGCGCCGATCATCCTCCTCGCGCCCTCCGAAGACAAAGCCCCCGGCGGAACCCCGGCACGCCTCGCGGAGACGCCCGCCCAGCGTTGGGTGCGGGAGCGGCTGGTGGCGTTGGCGAAAAAGAACGATCCCGAGGTCCTGAGGAAGGTCTTCGATGTCAAGGAGCTCGCCCTGGCCAAGGCCCGCGCGGAGGCCCTGGCGCTGGGAGGCGTCGTTCCCGTGCTGCCGGCGCTGGCGCGCTATACGGGGGTCGCCTTCCAGGCTCTCGACGCGGCCACCCTGCCGCCGGAGACCTGGGCTCAGGTGTTCGTCCTGTCCAACCTGCGGGGCCTGGTGCGCGGCGACGAGCCCGTGCCGCCCTACAAGCTCAAGGCCGGCGCCATTCCCGGCCTGAGGGCCCACTGGCGGGAGGCCCTCCCGGCCCAGCTGGCGGCGATTCCCGCCGGGCCCCTGTGGGAGTTGCTGCCCGGCGATGGGGCCGACCTGCTCAAAAGCTGGGTGCGGCCCCGGCACACCGTGGAGATCTTCGATGCCCGCGGCAGGGCCATCAGCCACTTCTCGAAGAAGTACCGGGGTCTGGTGGCGCGATGGATCCTCGCGCACCGGCAGGGCGACCCGCGCAAGGTGCTGAAGGGAAGAATTTCCGGCTGCCAGTGGGCCGGGGCGGACGAGAACGACCGGGGCGGCCTGGCCCTCCGGCTGCTGGTGGAATCATGAGCGACGCCTGCAATCA harbors:
- a CDS encoding DUF3473 domain-containing protein, which codes for MATERSLAFCAELGATATWFCLGDQAARHPGLLRRIVAEGHAIGLHGLTHRRAFEMSRTEWRASARDGRALLEDLSGQPVVGYRAPEWSLRGVAADWWQDLPELGFRYDSSRVPLSVIGNPAWPRRPHRLPNGVWELPPPVLWSGPPRSPLWGWGPRVLPFSLVRRALETLAAEDAGTPLVLHPWELDEGQPDLPGASFGHRFAHSAGLRGHAGHLRDLFAGFRLTTLEAWVEAR
- the yaaA gene encoding peroxide stress protein YaaA, with protein sequence MKDAPIILLAPSEDKAPGGTPARLAETPAQRWVRERLVALAKKNDPEVLRKVFDVKELALAKARAEALALGGVVPVLPALARYTGVAFQALDAATLPPETWAQVFVLSNLRGLVRGDEPVPPYKLKAGAIPGLRAHWREALPAQLAAIPAGPLWELLPGDGADLLKSWVRPRHTVEIFDARGRAISHFSKKYRGLVARWILAHRQGDPRKVLKGRISGCQWAGADENDRGGLALRLLVES